Proteins encoded by one window of Acidimicrobiales bacterium:
- a CDS encoding YbaB/EbfC family nucleoid-associated protein, with protein MSEPEAPNPMDLLASAQEAMAAQAEAAARTVEGTAGGGVVKVTMTGGGEVTGITLSPQVVDPTDVEMLQDLILAALRDAGAKVVELQREALGSLGQIDLGSAFDQFFGGSGGGDAGTDPAAP; from the coding sequence ATGAGCGAGCCCGAGGCACCGAACCCGATGGACCTCCTGGCGTCCGCCCAGGAGGCGATGGCGGCGCAGGCCGAGGCGGCGGCGCGCACGGTCGAGGGCACCGCGGGCGGCGGGGTCGTCAAGGTGACGATGACCGGCGGCGGCGAGGTCACCGGCATCACGCTGTCGCCCCAGGTGGTCGACCCGACCGACGTCGAGATGCTGCAGGACCTCATCCTGGCGGCGCTCCGCGACGCCGGCGCCAAGGTCGTCGAGCTGCAGCGCGAGGCGCTGGGCAGCCTCGGCCAGATCGACCTCGGCTCCGCCTTCGACCAGTTCTTCGGCGGCAGCGGCGGCGGGGACGCGGGCACCGACCCGGCAGCGCCCTAG
- the recR gene encoding recombination mediator RecR, with protein MAVYAAPVQELIDELGRLPGVGPKSAQRIAFYLLKVPKDDALRLARSIAEVKDKVRFCAVCFNVSEDEHCTICGDNRRDTSVVCVVEEPRDLVAVEKTGEFKGRYHVLQGAISPIEGVGPDQLRIRELLERIGAEGIDEVILCTNPNLEGEATALYLGRLLKPLGLTVTRIASGLPVGGDLEYADELTLGRALEGRRVVPD; from the coding sequence GTGGCCGTCTACGCCGCTCCCGTCCAGGAACTGATCGACGAGCTCGGCCGCCTCCCCGGCGTCGGGCCCAAGTCGGCCCAGCGCATCGCCTTCTACCTGCTCAAGGTGCCCAAGGACGACGCCCTCCGGCTGGCCCGGTCGATCGCCGAGGTGAAGGACAAGGTGCGCTTCTGCGCCGTGTGCTTCAACGTGTCGGAGGACGAGCACTGCACCATCTGCGGCGACAACCGCCGCGACACCAGCGTCGTCTGCGTGGTCGAGGAGCCCCGTGACCTGGTGGCGGTGGAGAAGACCGGCGAGTTCAAGGGCCGCTACCACGTGCTGCAGGGGGCGATCAGCCCGATCGAGGGCGTCGGCCCCGACCAGCTGCGCATCCGGGAGCTGCTGGAGCGCATCGGAGCGGAGGGCATCGACGAGGTGATCCTCTGCACCAACCCGAACCTCGAGGGCGAGGCGACGGCCCTCTACCTGGGCCGACTGCTCAAGCCGCTCGGCCTCACGGTCACCCGGATCGCCAGCGGCCTCCCCGTCGGCGGCGACCTGGAGTACGCCGACGAGCTCACCCTCGGCCGCGCCCTCGAAGGCCGCCGCGTGGTCCCCGACTGA